The following proteins are encoded in a genomic region of Burkholderia cepacia:
- a CDS encoding FAD-dependent oxidoreductase, translating to MDIAILGAGVAGMSTALALAGQGHRIRLYERRPSESTMGAGVVLWPNAGFVLEQLGLLPDIVAVSGHLRAMRCMDRHGTPFKHVDIGELDRRMGFPTRSILRRDLQAVLTRHLAARGIDIRFGHGATAIETGRDGRAVVRFDNGTTIAPDLVIGADGRMNSVARHYVVGHNTPVYQGFVNWIGIAQHDAPLVDEVSIFDYWGVRERFGIVALDRRRMYWAAAWPEADPGEATERDPGATLERRFATWPAPVADVIRATPSDTITKIRVHDLDPVDVWHRGNVLLIGDAAHAPLPTSGQGACQALEDAWHLARCLDEHGAGNGSDLDATLASFTMRRRPKTAAITERARDFAHLLFGENVNESARQQIDPVVEIEALTNAWGAHLPMAQVRGR from the coding sequence ATGGATATCGCCATTCTCGGCGCCGGCGTGGCCGGCATGAGCACCGCGCTCGCGCTTGCCGGGCAGGGGCACCGGATACGGCTCTACGAACGCAGACCGTCGGAATCGACGATGGGCGCCGGCGTCGTGCTCTGGCCGAATGCCGGCTTCGTGCTCGAGCAACTCGGCCTCCTGCCGGACATCGTCGCGGTCAGCGGCCACCTGCGCGCGATGCGATGCATGGACCGGCACGGCACCCCGTTCAAGCACGTCGATATCGGCGAACTCGACCGCCGCATGGGTTTCCCGACGCGCTCGATCCTGCGGCGCGACCTGCAGGCAGTGCTGACACGGCACCTCGCCGCACGCGGCATCGACATTCGCTTCGGCCACGGTGCGACGGCCATCGAAACCGGAAGGGACGGCCGCGCCGTCGTTCGTTTCGACAACGGAACGACGATCGCCCCCGATCTCGTGATCGGCGCGGACGGCCGCATGAACTCCGTCGCGCGACACTACGTGGTCGGCCACAACACGCCCGTCTACCAGGGGTTCGTCAACTGGATCGGTATCGCGCAGCACGATGCGCCGCTGGTCGACGAGGTGTCGATATTCGACTACTGGGGCGTGCGCGAGCGTTTCGGCATCGTCGCGCTGGACCGGCGTCGGATGTATTGGGCGGCGGCATGGCCCGAAGCCGATCCGGGCGAGGCGACGGAACGCGATCCGGGCGCGACGCTGGAGCGGCGCTTCGCGACGTGGCCGGCACCCGTCGCGGACGTGATACGTGCGACACCGTCGGACACGATCACGAAGATCCGTGTGCACGATCTCGATCCGGTCGACGTATGGCACCGCGGCAACGTGCTGCTGATCGGCGATGCCGCGCACGCACCGCTACCGACCTCCGGACAAGGCGCCTGCCAGGCGCTCGAGGACGCGTGGCATCTTGCCCGTTGCCTCGACGAGCACGGAGCCGGCAACGGCAGTGACCTCGATGCCACACTCGCATCCTTCACGATGCGGCGTCGCCCGAAAACCGCGGCGATCACCGAACGTGCGCGCGATTTTGCACACCTGCTGTTCGGCGAGAACGTGAACGAAAGCGCGCGACAACAGATCGACCCGGTCGTGGAAATCGAGGCCCTGACGAACGCGTGGGGCGCGCACCTGCCGATGGCGCAGGTGCGCGGACGATAG
- a CDS encoding helix-turn-helix domain-containing protein has translation MNEQEEIESLAILIRDLRKHRKVTLNDLAERIGRSVGFLSQVERGLSRPTVADLTAIGEALGVPTTYFYSLSKPRSVPWVTRPDERRTVYYAAGITDILVSPNMRSRFSILESHLAPGASSGERPVDDSDEQGGFVLEGELTIWVDGDETPVTLGPNDAFQLPAHKRFRYANLTDAPTRVIWVFT, from the coding sequence ATGAACGAACAGGAAGAGATAGAAAGTCTGGCGATCCTGATCCGCGACCTGCGCAAGCATCGCAAGGTCACGCTCAACGATCTTGCCGAACGGATCGGCCGCTCGGTCGGCTTTCTGTCGCAGGTCGAGCGCGGGCTGTCGCGTCCGACGGTCGCGGATCTCACCGCGATCGGCGAGGCGCTCGGCGTGCCGACCACGTATTTCTACAGCCTGAGCAAGCCGCGCAGCGTGCCGTGGGTCACGCGGCCCGACGAACGGCGCACCGTGTATTACGCGGCCGGCATTACCGACATCCTCGTGTCGCCGAACATGCGTTCGCGTTTCTCGATTCTCGAAAGCCATCTCGCGCCGGGCGCGAGCAGCGGCGAGCGGCCGGTCGACGACAGCGACGAGCAGGGCGGCTTCGTGCTCGAAGGAGAACTGACGATCTGGGTCGACGGCGACGAGACGCCCGTCACGCTCGGCCCGAACGATGCGTTCCAGCTTCCCGCGCACAAGCGCTTCCGTTACGCCAACCTGACCGACGCGCCGACGCGCGTGATCTGGGTATTCACCTGA
- a CDS encoding thioesterase family protein produces the protein MSEHYTEIPIDISSQFNVLGYPNGGYLTRLAAETLAVRSAHPDLLAIHASFVGHPVSGPAIARISDLGSTKSLSRAMLALVQNDELKAHYIATFTDFSRTAGATARLSNQPVDITPFPACINIDSLALPAPMQSFVSQFNLHLAPGSLQNFGPDRTAAVEGWISLADESPSTLESLVLFADAFPPPVYNVIEPAAWDSVPTIEYSVYLKARPVPGPIHARFVSNEVCSGLLVIDGELRDSDGRLLAESRQLAKFRGSLASVRGTAD, from the coding sequence ATGTCCGAACACTACACGGAAATTCCCATCGACATTTCGTCGCAATTCAACGTGCTGGGCTATCCGAACGGCGGATACCTCACGCGGCTGGCAGCTGAAACGCTCGCCGTCCGCAGTGCTCATCCGGACCTCCTGGCCATCCATGCGAGCTTCGTCGGGCACCCAGTTTCCGGGCCGGCGATTGCGCGCATCAGCGATCTAGGATCGACAAAGAGTCTGTCACGGGCCATGCTGGCGCTGGTTCAGAACGACGAACTCAAAGCGCACTACATCGCCACATTCACAGACTTCTCGCGGACGGCAGGTGCCACGGCGCGCCTTTCGAACCAGCCGGTCGATATCACACCCTTCCCTGCGTGCATCAACATCGATTCGCTCGCGCTACCCGCGCCGATGCAGTCGTTCGTCTCACAGTTCAACCTGCATCTGGCACCCGGATCCTTGCAAAACTTCGGGCCTGATCGAACGGCCGCTGTTGAGGGCTGGATCTCGCTCGCGGACGAGTCTCCTTCGACACTTGAGTCCCTGGTGCTCTTCGCCGACGCTTTCCCGCCCCCCGTCTACAACGTGATCGAGCCAGCCGCGTGGGATTCCGTACCGACCATCGAATACTCGGTTTACTTGAAAGCCCGCCCCGTTCCCGGACCGATTCACGCCCGCTTCGTTTCGAACGAGGTGTGTTCCGGACTGCTTGTAATCGACGGGGAGCTTCGCGATTCGGACGGCCGCCTGCTTGCGGAATCGCGGCAACTCGCGAAATTTCGCGGCAGCTTGGCAAGCGTGCGGGGGACAGCCGACTGA
- a CDS encoding NAD(P)/FAD-dependent oxidoreductase has product MFVQSDRHVASYYAGTYPAPIPHRPELDERIDADVLVVGAGFSGLHTALRLALAGKRVVVLEASRVAWAASGRNGGQALLGWSCDMQPLEDSLGRDGARLLWDSMRWAAAEVRELPVRHGFDIDYRPGSLWAAVRPRRVAMLAQARDEAAERWGYDRLRVIGRDEMPEWIGGTRYLAALHDPEAGHLNPLKLALGLAQTIERAGGHIFEQSRVLDCRETAGGYVARTARGEVRADVLVLACNAYVDRLDRDLARRLLPVGTYQVATAPLAPDVARALLPQNSCVIDNQFVPDYFRLSPDNRLLFGGGCTYLGGIPADIAAATRPHLERVFPQLAGVPLDYAWGGHIDISMRRTPDIGRHGQRFWLQGFSGHGVLPTLAGARAVADAVLGDERLLAQYQRIRNPRFPGGDRLAAPLEAIGKAWYRLRDTV; this is encoded by the coding sequence ATGTTCGTGCAGTCCGACCGTCATGTCGCAAGCTACTACGCCGGCACCTACCCGGCGCCGATCCCGCATCGCCCGGAACTGGACGAACGCATCGACGCCGACGTGCTCGTCGTCGGCGCGGGCTTCAGCGGGCTGCATACGGCATTGCGCCTTGCGCTCGCCGGCAAGCGCGTAGTCGTGCTCGAAGCGAGCCGCGTCGCATGGGCCGCGTCGGGCCGCAACGGCGGACAGGCGCTGCTCGGCTGGTCGTGCGACATGCAGCCGCTCGAGGATTCGCTTGGCCGCGACGGTGCGCGCCTGCTGTGGGACAGCATGCGCTGGGCGGCGGCCGAAGTGCGCGAACTGCCGGTGCGGCACGGTTTCGACATCGATTACCGGCCGGGCAGCCTGTGGGCCGCGGTGCGGCCGCGTCGCGTCGCGATGCTCGCGCAGGCGCGCGACGAGGCGGCCGAGCGCTGGGGCTACGACCGGCTGCGCGTGATCGGCCGAGACGAGATGCCCGAATGGATCGGCGGCACGCGCTATCTCGCGGCACTGCACGATCCGGAGGCCGGCCACCTGAACCCGCTGAAGCTCGCGCTCGGCCTCGCGCAGACGATCGAGCGTGCGGGCGGCCACATCTTCGAACAGAGCCGCGTGCTCGACTGCCGCGAGACGGCCGGTGGCTACGTCGCGCGCACGGCGCGCGGTGAAGTGCGTGCCGACGTGCTCGTGCTGGCGTGCAACGCGTACGTCGACCGGCTCGATCGCGATCTCGCGCGCCGGCTGCTGCCGGTCGGCACGTACCAGGTCGCGACCGCGCCGCTTGCGCCCGACGTCGCGCGGGCGCTGCTGCCGCAGAACAGTTGCGTGATCGACAACCAGTTCGTGCCCGACTACTTCCGCCTGAGCCCCGACAACCGTCTGCTGTTCGGCGGCGGCTGCACGTATCTCGGCGGCATTCCGGCCGATATCGCGGCGGCGACGCGACCGCATCTCGAGCGCGTGTTCCCGCAGCTGGCCGGCGTGCCGCTCGACTACGCGTGGGGCGGCCACATCGACATCAGCATGCGCCGCACGCCGGACATCGGCCGCCACGGGCAGCGCTTCTGGCTGCAGGGCTTTTCGGGGCACGGCGTGCTGCCGACACTCGCCGGCGCGCGCGCGGTGGCCGACGCCGTGCTCGGCGACGAACGCCTGCTCGCGCAGTACCAGCGCATCCGCAATCCGCGTTTCCCCGGCGGCGACCGGCTCGCCGCGCCGCTGGAAGCGATCGGCAAGGCCTGGTACCGTTTGCGCGATACCGTCTGA
- a CDS encoding FAD-dependent oxidoreductase, protein MTLTHDSAVTSEACLHDVRPAGLLLQGEDFENYGGWVLDSQFETQMGAPYLLAHGLGRPVADATTSISVQAAGERTVWVRSKDWVPSYHPGRFQISINGERLETVLGENGCDWSWQPVGRVFLQQGENRVALHDLTGFGGRCDAIYFAEDDTIPPNEVGPDFKAWRKALRGLPAEPLDGGFYDVVVVGGGISGCAAGLTAARLGLRVAVIHDRPVLGGNASKEIGLMPRGAQGALLKELSERSADGDLAAIRLLEAEATANVYLEHRVVGVAREGSRIVSVDTVSARGGHERRIRGGMFIDSSGVAILGMLAGGATLFGREARSEFDEAYAPEVADEMHHGNTLFFRTRMADHPVPFPDVPWATEVAKDYANLSGQLSAVGHENGPGPAAGSNPATPEFRFGSKADVFPATHFWEYGQWLDPYTSGEQVRDYLMRALYGTFANVKRLDAEKYANLEFEWMAHVAAQGEFRRYRGDYVLTENDIRNHTRFDDALIANDGAFCIHCAWGPGEGKYDFRLKDWIFDQRDKLSYSVPFRCLYSADIDNLLMAGKHISVTHVAASSIKLMGNGAQHGIAVAAAAHLCKKYGTSPRGLYSDHLDELKMLVYSLTRCDHDMTNDPPRRLFVSVPG, encoded by the coding sequence ATGACGCTCACACACGATTCAGCGGTAACTTCGGAAGCTTGCTTGCACGACGTCAGGCCTGCGGGGTTGCTCCTTCAGGGGGAGGACTTCGAGAACTATGGCGGTTGGGTTCTTGATTCACAGTTTGAAACCCAGATGGGCGCCCCGTACCTGCTAGCGCATGGCCTGGGCCGACCGGTGGCAGATGCCACCACGTCCATCAGCGTGCAGGCGGCGGGCGAACGAACCGTCTGGGTGCGTTCGAAGGACTGGGTCCCCTCCTATCACCCTGGACGTTTTCAGATCTCGATCAATGGCGAGCGGCTCGAGACGGTACTCGGCGAGAACGGTTGCGACTGGTCATGGCAGCCGGTAGGCCGGGTCTTTCTGCAACAGGGAGAGAACCGGGTAGCCCTGCACGATTTGACGGGCTTTGGTGGCCGATGTGATGCGATCTACTTTGCCGAAGACGACACGATTCCGCCTAACGAGGTAGGCCCGGACTTCAAGGCGTGGCGCAAGGCCCTTCGGGGTCTTCCCGCAGAGCCGCTGGACGGTGGCTTCTACGACGTAGTCGTGGTCGGTGGCGGCATCTCAGGGTGCGCCGCCGGACTGACCGCAGCGCGGTTGGGTTTGCGCGTCGCGGTCATCCACGATCGACCGGTTCTGGGGGGCAACGCCAGCAAGGAGATCGGGCTGATGCCGCGGGGCGCCCAGGGAGCCCTGCTCAAGGAGCTATCCGAACGAAGCGCAGACGGCGATCTGGCTGCGATTCGACTGCTGGAAGCGGAAGCAACGGCCAACGTGTACCTTGAGCACCGGGTCGTAGGCGTAGCGCGCGAAGGTTCTCGCATCGTGTCCGTCGACACGGTGAGTGCGCGTGGCGGGCACGAGCGCCGCATTCGCGGCGGAATGTTCATTGACTCATCCGGCGTTGCCATTCTCGGCATGCTCGCGGGTGGAGCAACGCTCTTCGGCCGAGAGGCAAGGTCGGAATTTGACGAGGCTTATGCGCCGGAGGTTGCCGATGAAATGCACCATGGCAATACGCTCTTCTTCCGGACGCGGATGGCCGATCACCCTGTACCTTTTCCGGACGTCCCGTGGGCAACGGAGGTGGCAAAGGACTATGCGAATCTGAGTGGCCAACTCTCGGCGGTCGGTCACGAAAATGGGCCCGGCCCTGCGGCCGGATCGAATCCGGCAACGCCGGAATTCAGGTTTGGAAGCAAGGCCGACGTATTTCCCGCCACGCATTTCTGGGAATACGGCCAGTGGCTGGACCCATATACCTCCGGTGAGCAGGTTCGCGACTATCTGATGCGTGCGCTATACGGCACGTTTGCCAATGTCAAACGGCTGGACGCGGAAAAATACGCGAACCTCGAGTTTGAGTGGATGGCCCACGTCGCGGCCCAAGGCGAATTCCGTCGATATCGGGGCGATTATGTGCTGACCGAAAACGACATTCGAAACCATACGCGTTTCGACGACGCCCTGATTGCCAACGACGGCGCATTCTGCATCCACTGCGCATGGGGCCCCGGCGAAGGAAAATACGACTTCCGCCTCAAGGATTGGATTTTCGATCAGCGCGACAAGCTGTCCTACAGCGTGCCATTTCGATGCCTTTATTCTGCCGACATCGACAACCTCTTGATGGCGGGAAAGCACATCAGCGTGACACATGTGGCCGCTTCGTCAATCAAGCTGATGGGGAACGGGGCGCAACACGGGATCGCTGTGGCTGCGGCCGCGCACCTTTGCAAAAAGTATGGAACGTCACCTCGTGGTCTTTACTCCGATCATCTCGATGAGTTGAAGATGCTCGTGTACAGCCTGACCCGATGCGACCACGACATGACAAATGATCCGCCTCGAAGACTTTTTGTATCTGTCCCGGGCTAG
- a CDS encoding LysR family transcriptional regulator: MRSKLDLNAVRVFVSVVDEGSFAGAARVLSIPGSNVSRHVAQLESRLGVRLLERSTRHLRMTEAGRLLHERAKPMLDALTLAEFELTSQQTELRGVLKLCVPGEIGPRMLGPIVAEFASRHPRVEIDCDTSLAGVSTLRDDIDLSIIVNRGKLDDSAFVVRPLVSLPSVVVAAPSLIERAGMPTRTEQLRQLPCITTLSTLKGQPWQFADGDGRIHKIPVASRYRVNSGEMAGLAAVNGIGFAILVERGCAAELAAGRLVRVPLEMTPAPLELHAAYASRNSVNAKIRELLQMMQERLAVEGAKPSSRSLR; this comes from the coding sequence ATGCGCAGCAAGCTGGATCTGAACGCGGTGCGCGTGTTCGTGTCGGTCGTCGACGAAGGCAGTTTTGCAGGCGCCGCGCGCGTGCTGTCGATACCCGGTTCCAACGTGAGCCGCCATGTGGCGCAACTGGAGTCGAGGCTCGGCGTGCGTCTGCTGGAACGCAGCACGCGGCACCTGCGCATGACGGAGGCCGGGCGTCTGCTGCACGAGCGCGCGAAGCCGATGCTCGATGCACTGACGCTCGCCGAGTTCGAACTGACCTCGCAGCAGACCGAGCTGCGCGGTGTGCTGAAGCTCTGCGTGCCCGGCGAAATCGGACCGCGCATGCTCGGGCCGATCGTCGCGGAATTCGCGAGCCGCCATCCGCGCGTCGAAATCGATTGCGATACGAGCCTCGCAGGCGTCTCGACGTTGCGCGACGATATCGACCTGTCGATCATCGTCAATCGCGGCAAGCTGGATGACAGCGCATTCGTCGTCAGGCCGCTCGTGAGCTTGCCGAGCGTTGTCGTGGCCGCGCCGTCGCTGATCGAACGCGCGGGCATGCCGACCCGGACGGAGCAGCTCAGGCAATTGCCGTGCATCACGACGTTGAGCACGCTAAAGGGGCAGCCGTGGCAGTTCGCCGACGGCGACGGGCGGATTCACAAGATTCCGGTCGCGAGCCGGTATCGCGTCAACAGCGGCGAGATGGCGGGGCTGGCGGCGGTGAACGGGATCGGCTTCGCGATTCTCGTCGAACGCGGGTGCGCGGCCGAGCTGGCCGCGGGGCGGCTCGTGCGCGTGCCGCTGGAGATGACGCCGGCGCCGCTGGAGCTGCATGCCGCTTATGCGAGCCGGAATTCGGTCAATGCGAAGATCCGCGAGTTGCTGCAGATGATGCAGGAGCGGCTGGCGGTGGAAGGGGCGAAACCGTCATCGAGGTCACTTCGGTAG
- a CDS encoding GNAT family N-acetyltransferase has protein sequence MALNTTTIDIRAATSADAPAIADIHVASWQATYTDIMPAAFLAGLSVEKRTASWRHALDAGRPRVALAVSGADNTPAGWIAYGPTRDTDKDRAWGEIEAIYLHPSHCGQGIGAALVDHACRSLHDLGHSWVSLWVLIKNRRARAFYEREGFVAEDDVKTFEIDGSPIEEVRYWRTLPK, from the coding sequence ATGGCACTGAACACGACGACGATCGACATCCGCGCGGCCACATCCGCCGATGCGCCTGCCATCGCCGACATCCACGTTGCATCGTGGCAGGCGACCTACACGGACATCATGCCGGCGGCGTTCCTCGCAGGCCTGTCGGTCGAAAAACGCACTGCTTCGTGGCGCCATGCGCTCGACGCCGGACGGCCGCGCGTCGCACTCGCGGTCTCGGGCGCGGACAACACGCCGGCAGGCTGGATCGCCTATGGCCCGACGCGCGACACCGACAAGGATCGCGCGTGGGGTGAAATCGAAGCGATCTATCTGCACCCGTCGCATTGCGGCCAAGGGATCGGCGCGGCGCTGGTCGACCATGCATGCCGGTCGTTGCACGACCTGGGCCATTCATGGGTGTCGCTCTGGGTATTGATCAAGAACCGTCGGGCCAGGGCCTTCTACGAACGCGAAGGCTTCGTCGCCGAAGACGACGTCAAGACGTTCGAAATCGACGGGAGCCCTATCGAAGAGGTGCGCTATTGGCGCACGCTACCGAAGTGA
- a CDS encoding glutamine synthetase family protein: MADVVPALVDEVRAFRQAHPEIRYVDLICLDLPGHFYGKRYPIDALEKVAAGSLLKLPQNCILLGTQGGLYKIGDYCFNDGDPDAVRRLIPGTLKPVTWEKQPLGQMLITTDGTDSPVEFEPREVLARVLKRLARRGIRPVVAFELEFYLFAAQLAEGMPQYPRDRLSDDRDDQPNMHIERLSRFSDVLHEMVDVACAQGIDATVITAELGPGQFEINFGHCDDGLRAADWSALFCRSTRGVALQHGYRASFMGKPYLHAPGSGMHVHVSLYDDAGRNLLAADGQRPLRHAVAGCLALLPHCMPVFAPNHNAFRRYGSMVNAASRASWGFEDRDACIRIPESDARNLRIEHRLASADANPYLVLAAILTGMEHGLDARIEPIAPLNEDRGSGIDFPKEMLSAVATMQDHPAVREGLGSEFVMVYCENKRQEELDFRNEIGAREYRWFL; the protein is encoded by the coding sequence ATGGCTGACGTCGTTCCCGCGCTGGTCGATGAAGTCCGCGCATTCCGGCAGGCGCACCCCGAGATCCGTTATGTCGACCTGATCTGCCTCGACCTGCCCGGACACTTCTACGGCAAGCGCTACCCGATCGATGCACTCGAAAAGGTCGCGGCCGGTTCGCTGCTGAAGCTGCCACAGAATTGCATCCTGCTCGGCACGCAGGGCGGGCTCTACAAGATCGGCGATTACTGTTTCAACGACGGCGACCCGGACGCCGTGCGCCGGTTGATCCCCGGCACGCTGAAGCCGGTGACCTGGGAGAAGCAGCCGCTCGGCCAGATGCTGATCACGACCGACGGCACCGATTCGCCGGTCGAGTTCGAGCCGCGCGAGGTGCTCGCGCGCGTGCTGAAGCGGCTCGCGCGGCGCGGCATCCGCCCGGTCGTCGCGTTCGAGCTCGAGTTCTACCTGTTTGCCGCGCAGCTCGCGGAAGGGATGCCGCAGTATCCGCGCGACCGTCTGTCCGACGATCGAGACGATCAGCCGAACATGCATATCGAGCGACTGTCGCGCTTCTCCGACGTGCTGCACGAGATGGTCGACGTCGCGTGCGCGCAGGGGATCGACGCGACCGTGATCACGGCCGAACTCGGACCCGGCCAGTTCGAGATCAACTTCGGCCATTGCGACGACGGGCTGCGCGCGGCCGACTGGTCGGCGCTGTTCTGCCGCAGCACGCGCGGCGTCGCGTTGCAGCACGGCTATCGTGCGAGCTTCATGGGCAAGCCATACCTGCATGCGCCGGGCAGCGGGATGCACGTGCACGTGAGCCTGTACGACGACGCGGGACGCAACCTGCTCGCGGCAGACGGGCAGCGGCCGTTGCGGCACGCGGTGGCCGGCTGCCTCGCGCTGCTGCCGCATTGCATGCCGGTGTTCGCGCCGAACCACAACGCGTTCCGGCGCTACGGGTCGATGGTGAACGCGGCGAGCCGTGCCAGCTGGGGGTTCGAGGATCGCGATGCGTGCATCCGCATTCCGGAGTCGGATGCACGCAACCTCAGGATCGAGCATCGGCTCGCGAGTGCGGACGCGAATCCGTATCTGGTGCTCGCGGCGATTCTCACCGGGATGGAACACGGGCTCGATGCGCGGATCGAGCCGATCGCGCCGCTCAACGAGGATCGCGGCAGCGGGATCGATTTCCCGAAGGAGATGTTGTCGGCCGTCGCGACGATGCAGGATCATCCGGCCGTGCGCGAAGGGCTCGGCAGCGAGTTCGTGATGGTGTATTGCGAGAACAAGCGGCAGGAGGAGCTGGATTTTCGCAACGAGATCGGCGCGCGTGAGTATCGGTGGTTTCTGTAA
- a CDS encoding GlxA family transcriptional regulator — translation MHRAAILAYENCYAFSLGGFADILQVANAHLRRQNGEAGVRYEWHFVSQHGGPIRTSNGLEISTQPIRPRQRFDLVFVPSAHYAGHKAFDKLLASQSMSCDWLIAQWNAGACVAANCTGTFILAKTGLLDGRSATTTWWLADQFRARFPRVNLQVEPVLTEVDRLICAGASASYLLQTIHIIERFSGPTIASLCAKTMLIDVSQTRQTPYLPLLADKAHGDSLVHRAQHRLQKSMAEEVRMSALASELDVSERTLIRRFQAALNQTPLRYLQSLRIEAARGLFEAGDLSIEEVAVKVGYSDVSSFCRLFKERVGLSPGAYRGRFRIS, via the coding sequence ATGCACCGCGCAGCCATCCTTGCATACGAAAATTGCTATGCCTTCAGCCTGGGAGGCTTCGCCGACATACTTCAGGTTGCGAACGCCCACCTGAGGCGGCAGAACGGGGAAGCGGGCGTGCGCTACGAGTGGCATTTCGTGTCGCAACATGGCGGTCCGATCAGGACCAGCAACGGTTTGGAGATCAGTACGCAACCGATTCGCCCGCGGCAGCGCTTCGACCTGGTGTTCGTCCCCAGTGCGCACTACGCCGGGCACAAGGCGTTCGACAAGCTGCTGGCGAGTCAATCGATGTCGTGCGACTGGCTGATCGCGCAATGGAACGCCGGTGCGTGTGTCGCGGCAAACTGCACCGGCACCTTCATTCTGGCGAAGACCGGCCTTCTGGACGGACGATCGGCGACGACGACGTGGTGGCTCGCCGACCAGTTTCGCGCCAGGTTTCCCCGCGTGAATCTTCAGGTCGAACCGGTTCTGACTGAAGTCGATCGCCTGATTTGTGCCGGTGCATCGGCATCCTATCTGCTACAGACAATTCACATCATCGAGCGTTTCTCTGGTCCGACGATTGCTTCGCTCTGCGCGAAAACCATGCTCATCGACGTCAGTCAGACCCGGCAAACGCCTTATCTCCCGTTGCTTGCCGACAAGGCCCATGGCGATTCACTGGTTCATCGCGCCCAACACCGCTTGCAGAAGAGCATGGCGGAAGAGGTTCGAATGTCCGCGCTCGCAAGCGAACTCGACGTGAGCGAGCGGACTCTCATCCGCCGCTTTCAGGCTGCGCTGAATCAGACTCCGCTGCGTTACTTGCAGAGCCTGAGAATTGAGGCGGCTCGTGGACTGTTCGAGGCTGGCGATCTGAGTATCGAGGAGGTTGCAGTCAAGGTCGGCTATAGCGACGTGAGCTCATTCTGCAGGTTGTTCAAGGAGCGGGTCGGACTGAGCCCGGGCGCGTACCGTGGACGCTTTCGAATATCCTGA
- a CDS encoding acyl carrier protein encodes MTGLRRPCSTKNVQRESFHSSGADSVLSVELAFALGETPGLEIDPTMIYDSRTIRGFTDSVPALYAQTPGALKRSAHHLENRHVRTLHGNSHRHFVAIQRAGLSERRIPHAAGS; translated from the coding sequence ATGACGGGCTTGCGGCGCCCGTGTTCGACGAAAAACGTGCAGCGCGAGAGCTTTCACTCGTCGGGAGCCGATTCCGTACTGTCCGTGGAACTCGCATTTGCGCTCGGAGAGACGCCGGGTCTGGAGATCGATCCCACGATGATCTATGACAGCCGCACGATTCGGGGCTTCACGGATAGCGTGCCGGCCCTTTACGCACAGACGCCCGGTGCGCTCAAGCGATCGGCGCATCATTTGGAAAATAGACATGTCCGAACACTACACGGAAATTCCCATCGACATTTCGTCGCAATTCAACGTGCTGGGCTATCCGAACGGCGGATACCTCACGCGGCTGGCAGCTGA
- a CDS encoding NAD(P)H-dependent oxidoreductase, with protein MKVLIVHAHPEPQSFCTALKTTAVDVLGDAGHEVEVSDLYAMGFNPVASAGDFGTRANPDYCVYALEQRHGVSSGTIAPDIKGELEKLMRCDLLILNFPLFWFSTPAILKGWIDRVLVSGPVYGGMRFYNRGGLRGKRAVVSLTLGGQAHMFADDGVHGPLNGMLRPLLQGTLGYTGLDVLEPFVAWHVPYVTHDVRLDYLAAWRSRLSSLATESPLSFPSLDDFDERLCPINGTT; from the coding sequence ATGAAAGTCCTGATCGTCCACGCTCATCCCGAACCGCAGTCATTCTGTACGGCACTCAAAACCACGGCAGTCGATGTGCTCGGGGACGCCGGGCACGAAGTGGAAGTTTCGGATCTCTATGCGATGGGTTTCAATCCTGTAGCGTCCGCCGGCGACTTCGGAACGCGCGCCAATCCCGACTACTGCGTCTATGCTCTCGAGCAGCGTCACGGCGTTTCCAGTGGCACCATCGCCCCGGACATCAAGGGCGAACTCGAGAAGCTCATGCGATGCGACTTGCTCATCCTGAACTTTCCGCTGTTCTGGTTCTCGACCCCGGCGATACTCAAGGGCTGGATCGATCGGGTTCTCGTCTCCGGTCCTGTCTATGGCGGTATGCGCTTCTACAATCGCGGTGGCCTTCGCGGAAAACGCGCCGTTGTGAGTCTCACCCTGGGTGGACAGGCCCACATGTTCGCTGACGATGGCGTGCACGGGCCACTCAACGGAATGCTGCGACCGCTGCTGCAGGGCACGCTCGGCTATACCGGGCTCGATGTACTCGAGCCATTCGTGGCCTGGCATGTTCCTTATGTTACGCACGACGTACGACTCGATTATCTGGCCGCCTGGCGAAGCCGCTTGTCGTCGCTCGCGACGGAATCACCGCTTTCATTCCCGAGTCTTGACGACTTCGACGAAAGGTTGTGTCCGATCAACGGCACAACCTGA